From Rhineura floridana isolate rRhiFlo1 chromosome 5, rRhiFlo1.hap2, whole genome shotgun sequence, a single genomic window includes:
- the LOC133386089 gene encoding uncharacterized protein LOC133386089, producing the protein MAIKKIMDVQEGTLFLDMLQKIMDGINSIKQELRNNRQAWRTEFHEMRQELKETQDSMRKENKDRSGKQKKDEREIKGKVQSMEIGLNMDMKKDLDFLVVTDPGDKYYSLEYSTVSEGIEEIGDKDIIGSKKFLDWKDLMELEMEKVNRINPCFESMEKPSRNVLVYHVEKRSRDAALKQYFSVTFGFDDNEQGRQRKKIKLTITQYFKFLLLTCDLNLFKSVKLSPSEKRFKSNLPCLRALVSIQVLQYES; encoded by the exons atggcaattaagaagatcatggatgtacaagaagggactttatttctagacatgcttcagaaaataatggatgggattaactcaataaaacaagaactgagaaataatagacaagcgtggagaactgaatttcatgaaatgagacaggagctgaaagaaactcaggattctatgagaaaggagaataaagatagatctggaaaacaaaaaaaggatgaaagagaaattaaaggcaaggttcaatctatggagattggcttaaatatggacatgaaaaaagatttggatttcctggttgtgacggatcctggagataaatattacagtttggaatacagcactgtctctgaaggaattgaagagattggagataaagatattatcggttcaaaaaaattcctggactggaaggatttgatggaacttgaaatggagaaagttaatagaattaatccctgttttgagtcaatggaaaaaccttcaagaaatgtactagtgtatcatgtggaaaagaggagcagagatgcggctttgaaacaatacttcagtgttacgtttggatttgatg acaatgaacaaggaagacaaaggaagAAGATTAAGTTAACTATCACCCAGTATTTTAAGTTTCTcctgttgacttg tgatttaaacttaTTTAAATCAGTAAAATTGAGTCCTTCGGAGAAGCGATTTAAATCAAATCTACCCTGTCTAAGAGCACTAGTGTCTATCCAGGTACTCCAGTATGAATCTTGA